The proteins below come from a single Salinilacihabitans rarus genomic window:
- a CDS encoding DUF2150 family protein — protein MSNPPTEFYSAERWQNWIDRIDDEEIDPEDESSARLLLNLQDDTAIAVAKIVAAYEDGELDREEALDELADVREIVLSEVDIDDEEKRMLVDGVQTSLVCVFVAAEEYVASGPAEEGSVRDFVGAAADAEAEEDLDAALSYAAQAGTLIIDGEDLDMSLAEELEYGLVTEWVNGLDSLQSAMSDPEVVEEDE, from the coding sequence ATGAGCAATCCCCCCACCGAGTTCTACTCGGCAGAACGGTGGCAGAACTGGATCGACCGGATCGACGACGAGGAGATCGATCCGGAAGACGAGTCGTCTGCGCGCCTGCTGTTGAATCTCCAGGACGACACGGCGATCGCGGTCGCCAAGATCGTCGCCGCCTACGAGGACGGGGAACTCGACCGGGAGGAAGCCCTCGACGAACTCGCCGACGTCCGCGAGATCGTTCTCTCGGAAGTCGACATCGACGACGAGGAGAAGCGAATGCTCGTCGACGGGGTCCAGACGAGCCTCGTCTGCGTCTTCGTCGCCGCCGAGGAGTACGTCGCCAGCGGCCCGGCCGAGGAGGGGAGCGTCCGGGACTTCGTCGGCGCGGCCGCCGACGCCGAGGCCGAGGAGGACTTAGACGCCGCGCTCAGCTACGCCGCCCAGGCGGGCACGCTGATCATCGACGGCGAGGACCTCGACATGTCCCTCGCCGAGGAACTGGAGTACGGCCTCGTCACCGAGTGGGTCAACGGCCTCGACAGCCTCCAGAGCGCGATGAGCGACCCCGAGGTCGTCGAAGAAGACGAGTAA
- a CDS encoding TatD family hydrolase, whose translation MIDVDTPVLDDHLHLDPDRGNGLAAVTDFARVGGTHLLVVNKPSWHLGVEAEEGEDFRPVFERTIEIVEEASAELPGRAWPVLGVHPGLISRLVDERGYDPDEAREIMQGGIDVAAAYVERGEALALKSGRPHYEVDDAVWDASNAVMRRAFERGAELDCAVQLHAEAGEDMTEVADWAAAAGMEPHRVVKHYAGGRLAGPTPSVMSEKDRLRVAAERGEPFLMETDFVDDPDRPGAVLGPKTVPRRVAWLLEEGHEEAVRNAHVETPRRVYGIDTEATLDRETARRDGR comes from the coding sequence ATGATCGACGTCGACACGCCGGTGCTCGACGACCACCTCCACCTCGACCCGGACCGCGGGAACGGGCTGGCGGCCGTGACGGACTTCGCGCGCGTGGGCGGGACCCACCTGCTGGTCGTGAACAAACCCTCGTGGCACCTCGGGGTCGAGGCCGAGGAGGGCGAGGACTTCCGGCCCGTCTTCGAGCGGACGATCGAGATCGTCGAGGAGGCGTCCGCCGAACTCCCCGGGCGCGCGTGGCCGGTGCTCGGCGTCCACCCCGGGCTGATCTCGCGGCTGGTCGACGAGCGCGGCTACGACCCCGACGAGGCCCGCGAGATCATGCAGGGTGGGATCGACGTCGCCGCGGCGTACGTCGAGCGCGGGGAGGCGCTCGCGCTGAAGTCCGGTCGACCCCACTACGAGGTCGACGACGCCGTCTGGGACGCCTCGAACGCGGTCATGCGCCGGGCGTTCGAGCGCGGCGCCGAACTCGACTGCGCGGTGCAACTGCACGCCGAGGCGGGCGAGGACATGACCGAGGTGGCCGACTGGGCCGCGGCGGCCGGGATGGAACCCCACCGCGTCGTCAAACACTACGCCGGCGGCCGCCTCGCCGGGCCGACGCCGAGCGTGATGAGCGAGAAGGATCGCCTGCGCGTGGCCGCCGAGCGCGGCGAGCCGTTCCTGATGGAGACGGACTTCGTCGACGACCCCGACCGGCCGGGCGCGGTGTTGGGACCGAAGACGGTGCCACGGCGGGTCGCCTGGCTGCTGGAGGAGGGCCACGAGGAGGCGGTCCGGAACGCACACGTCGAGACGCCCCGGCGCGTGTACGGGATCGACACCGAGGCGACGCTCGACCGTGAAACCGCGCGACGTGACGGACGATAG
- a CDS encoding NYN domain-containing protein, with the protein MFDRVRARLAPESADRTVGLVVDGPNVLRDEFDVDLDDLRRVAREFGRVGVIRLYLNEHATPGLVQAAEARGFEVVVTSGDVDVKLAVDATALVAEGTVDVLAVASRDTDFKPVLEYAGRAGVATVAIAPGAYGRSDALRNAADEAVTLES; encoded by the coding sequence ATGTTCGACCGCGTTCGCGCCCGTCTCGCCCCCGAGAGCGCCGATCGCACGGTCGGCCTCGTCGTCGACGGGCCGAACGTGCTCCGCGACGAGTTCGACGTCGACCTCGACGACCTGCGCCGCGTCGCCCGCGAGTTCGGCCGGGTCGGCGTCATCAGACTCTACCTGAACGAGCACGCCACCCCGGGGCTCGTGCAGGCGGCCGAGGCCCGCGGCTTCGAGGTCGTGGTCACCAGCGGCGACGTCGACGTGAAACTCGCCGTCGACGCGACCGCGCTGGTCGCCGAGGGGACGGTCGACGTCCTCGCGGTCGCCTCCCGCGACACCGACTTCAAGCCCGTCCTCGAGTACGCGGGCCGGGCCGGCGTCGCGACCGTCGCGATCGCCCCCGGCGCGTACGGCCGCTCGGACGCCCTGCGGAACGCGGCCGACGAGGCGGTCACCCTGGAATCGTGA
- a CDS encoding S8 family peptidase, protein MSEDTTGNVDRRSVLKAAGALGAFLGFSGTVSATPGRDPGPKKDEILVGVSASATSTEAAVAGAIPSNAEIVHTNETLGYAAVKVPSDASTQAREDFKRNVRKEKHVEYAEENATVEAFYVPNDPRYSEQYAPQQVNCEGAWDTTLGDSGVTISVIDQGIQYDHPNLAENMDGSVSNYGRDFADDDGDPYPVNADENHGTHVGGIAAGGTDDGEGHAGISNCSMLSARALDESGGGSLSDIADAIQWSADQGAEVINMSLGGGGYSDTMANACQYAYDAGSLLVAAAGNDYGGSVSYPAAYDTVVAVSALDETESLASYSNVGPEIELAAPGSNVLSTVPFDGYEELSGTSMASPVVAGVAGLALSAHSGLSNEELRQHLKNTAVDVGLSSDEQGSGRVDADNAVNTDPGDGGGDDPDDPGEETTTVQDSLSSSYDSDCWSYAWTFDTPSQVVVELSGPAGADFDLYVNEGRAQCPSTYDYDYASYSWDSQEEVVIDYPDTSTDLYILVDSYSGSGSYDLTVTEYEG, encoded by the coding sequence ATGTCAGAGGACACCACGGGTAACGTAGACAGGCGAAGCGTACTGAAAGCCGCGGGCGCCCTCGGCGCCTTCCTCGGGTTCAGCGGGACGGTCTCGGCGACGCCGGGACGGGACCCCGGACCGAAGAAAGACGAGATCCTCGTCGGCGTCTCGGCGTCGGCTACGAGCACCGAGGCGGCGGTGGCGGGAGCGATTCCGTCGAACGCCGAAATCGTCCACACGAACGAGACCCTCGGGTACGCCGCGGTGAAGGTCCCGTCGGACGCCTCGACGCAGGCTCGCGAGGACTTCAAGCGCAACGTCCGCAAGGAGAAGCACGTCGAGTACGCGGAGGAGAACGCGACCGTCGAGGCGTTCTACGTCCCGAACGATCCGCGGTACAGCGAGCAGTACGCGCCCCAGCAGGTCAACTGCGAGGGCGCGTGGGACACCACCCTCGGCGACTCCGGGGTCACCATCTCCGTCATCGACCAGGGGATCCAGTACGACCACCCCAACCTCGCGGAGAACATGGACGGCAGCGTCTCGAACTACGGCCGGGACTTCGCCGACGACGACGGCGACCCCTACCCGGTCAACGCCGACGAGAACCACGGCACCCACGTCGGCGGCATCGCCGCCGGCGGGACCGACGACGGCGAGGGCCACGCCGGCATCTCGAACTGTTCGATGCTCTCGGCGCGCGCCCTCGACGAGAGCGGCGGCGGTTCGTTGTCGGACATCGCCGACGCGATCCAGTGGTCCGCCGACCAGGGCGCCGAGGTCATCAACATGTCGCTGGGCGGCGGGGGCTACTCGGACACGATGGCCAACGCCTGCCAGTACGCCTACGACGCCGGTTCGCTGCTCGTCGCCGCCGCGGGCAACGACTACGGCGGCAGCGTCTCCTACCCGGCGGCGTACGACACGGTCGTCGCGGTCTCGGCGCTCGACGAGACCGAGAGCCTCGCGTCGTACTCCAACGTCGGCCCCGAGATCGAACTCGCCGCGCCGGGCAGTAACGTGCTCTCGACGGTGCCGTTCGACGGCTACGAGGAACTCTCGGGCACGTCGATGGCCTCGCCGGTCGTCGCCGGCGTCGCCGGCCTCGCGCTCTCGGCTCACTCCGGGCTCTCGAACGAGGAACTGCGCCAGCACCTGAAAAACACCGCCGTCGACGTCGGCCTCTCGAGCGACGAGCAGGGTTCGGGCCGCGTCGACGCCGACAACGCGGTCAACACCGACCCCGGCGACGGCGGCGGCGACGACCCCGACGACCCAGGCGAGGAGACGACCACCGTCCAGGACTCGCTGTCCAGTTCCTACGACAGCGACTGCTGGTCGTACGCCTGGACCTTCGACACCCCGAGTCAGGTCGTCGTCGAACTCTCCGGGCCGGCCGGCGCCGACTTCGACCTCTACGTCAACGAGGGTCGGGCCCAGTGCCCGTCGACCTACGACTACGACTACGCCTCCTACTCGTGGGACAGCCAGGAGGAGGTCGTGATCGACTACCCCGACACGTCGACCGACCTCTACATCCTCGTCGACTCCTACAGCGGGAGCGGCAGCTACGATCTGACGGTCACGGAGTACGAGGGCTGA
- the gcvT gene encoding glycine cleavage system aminomethyltransferase GcvT, which translates to MPLQTPPLRGLHADRGAKFTEFGGWDMPVEFDSIREEHEAVRSAAGIFDVSHMGEIHVTGPDATTLMGRLTTNDVTALDVGDSQYAAITDEDGVIVDDTVVYRLPDEDDRPAYLFVPNAGNDEATHERWLSYRNEWGLEATVDNRTDEYAMFAVQGPDATGLVSDAAEGSVTDLSRFEARYATVAGVECWTARTGYTGEDGFEFVVPWNDAETVWSAFDCQPCGLGARDTLRIEAGYLLAGQDFDRESNPRTPYEAGIGFTVKLDTEFVGRDALERVKEEGVEEKLVGFRLIDRGVPRHGYDITNTEGRVIGTVTSGTMSPTLGSPIGMGYVPVEYAEPGTTLRVVVRGQSKKARVETIPFIETV; encoded by the coding sequence ATGCCGCTGCAGACGCCGCCGTTGCGCGGGTTACACGCCGACCGGGGGGCGAAGTTCACCGAGTTCGGCGGCTGGGACATGCCCGTCGAGTTCGACTCGATCCGCGAGGAACACGAGGCCGTCCGGTCGGCCGCCGGCATCTTCGACGTCTCGCACATGGGCGAGATCCACGTCACGGGTCCGGACGCGACGACGCTGATGGGGCGGCTCACCACGAACGACGTGACGGCCCTCGACGTCGGCGACTCCCAGTACGCGGCTATCACCGACGAGGACGGCGTCATCGTCGACGACACCGTCGTCTACCGGCTGCCCGACGAGGACGACCGGCCGGCGTACCTGTTCGTCCCGAACGCGGGCAACGACGAGGCGACCCACGAGCGCTGGCTCTCCTACCGCAACGAGTGGGGCCTCGAAGCGACCGTCGACAACCGCACCGACGAGTACGCCATGTTCGCGGTGCAGGGACCCGACGCCACCGGCCTCGTCTCCGACGCCGCCGAGGGGTCGGTGACCGACCTCTCGCGGTTCGAGGCGCGGTACGCCACCGTCGCCGGCGTCGAGTGCTGGACCGCCCGCACGGGCTACACCGGCGAGGACGGCTTCGAGTTCGTCGTCCCGTGGAACGACGCGGAGACCGTCTGGTCGGCGTTCGACTGCCAGCCCTGCGGGCTCGGCGCCCGCGACACGCTCCGGATCGAGGCCGGCTACCTGCTGGCCGGACAGGACTTCGACCGCGAGTCGAACCCGCGGACCCCCTACGAGGCCGGCATCGGCTTCACCGTCAAACTCGACACCGAGTTCGTCGGCCGCGACGCCCTCGAACGCGTCAAGGAGGAGGGCGTCGAAGAGAAACTCGTGGGCTTCCGGCTGATCGACCGCGGCGTCCCGCGCCACGGCTACGACATCACGAACACCGAGGGCCGGGTGATCGGCACCGTCACGAGCGGCACCATGAGCCCGACGCTCGGGTCGCCGATCGGCATGGGCTACGTCCCGGTCGAGTACGCAGAGCCCGGAACGACCCTGCGCGTCGTCGTCCGCGGCCAGTCGAAAAAGGCAAGAGTTGAAACGATCCCCTTCATCGAAACAGTATAA
- the gcvH gene encoding glycine cleavage system protein GcvH, giving the protein MSFDVPEDRRYMESHEWALETDDVVRVGITEFAQDELGDVVFVELPDEGDDVAADEEFGVIESIKAVSDLYAPVSGEVVGVNEALFDSPELVNDDPFGDGWMLEIDPADESELADLLSADEYEDQIA; this is encoded by the coding sequence ATGAGCTTCGACGTTCCCGAGGACCGACGGTACATGGAATCGCACGAGTGGGCACTGGAGACCGACGACGTCGTCCGCGTCGGCATCACCGAGTTCGCACAGGACGAACTCGGCGACGTGGTCTTCGTCGAACTCCCCGACGAGGGCGACGACGTCGCCGCCGACGAGGAGTTCGGCGTCATCGAGTCGATCAAGGCGGTCTCGGACCTCTACGCGCCCGTAAGCGGCGAGGTCGTCGGCGTCAACGAGGCGCTGTTCGACTCGCCGGAACTCGTCAACGACGACCCCTTCGGCGACGGGTGGATGCTCGAAATCGACCCCGCCGACGAGTCGGAACTGGCGGACCTCCTCTCGGCCGACGAGTACGAGGACCAGATCGCCTGA
- a CDS encoding helix-turn-helix domain-containing protein yields the protein MGGRGPKEELAEKIAGEITLSDDPGATLRKWRTDFDVSQTDLANELGVSSSVISDYESGRRESPGIGVVGRLVEGLLAIDERRGGDRIRQYGRVLSAGFESDVVYDLREYATSIRLGRLYDAIDATEITRGDTDRVSGHTVVDSVRAITKLSSEEFFRLYGQSTNRALVFTSVTRGESVAVALRVVNPTPNAVVLHGIEEESLWEHAPDLARIDGYSLSLTTAPLEDVLDELVRLE from the coding sequence ATGGGCGGACGTGGACCGAAGGAGGAACTCGCCGAGAAGATCGCCGGCGAGATCACTCTCAGCGACGACCCGGGGGCGACGTTGCGCAAGTGGCGCACCGACTTCGACGTCTCCCAGACCGACCTCGCGAACGAACTCGGCGTCTCCTCGTCGGTGATCTCCGACTACGAGAGCGGCCGCCGGGAGAGCCCCGGCATCGGCGTCGTCGGGCGCCTCGTCGAGGGCCTGCTCGCGATCGACGAGCGCCGCGGCGGCGACCGCATCCGCCAGTACGGCCGCGTCCTCTCGGCGGGGTTCGAGAGCGACGTGGTCTACGACCTCCGCGAGTACGCCACGTCGATCCGCCTCGGCCGCCTCTACGACGCGATCGACGCGACCGAGATCACCCGCGGCGACACCGACCGGGTCAGCGGCCACACCGTCGTCGACAGCGTCCGGGCGATCACGAAGCTGTCGAGCGAGGAGTTCTTCCGGCTCTACGGCCAGAGCACGAACCGCGCGCTCGTGTTCACGAGCGTCACCCGCGGGGAGTCGGTGGCCGTCGCCCTCCGGGTCGTCAACCCGACGCCGAACGCCGTCGTCCTCCACGGGATCGAGGAGGAGTCGCTGTGGGAACACGCCCCCGACCTCGCGCGCATCGACGGCTACTCGCTGTCGCTGACGACGGCGCCGCTCGAAGACGTACTCGACGAGTTGGTTCGGCTGGAGTGA
- a CDS encoding metal-dependent hydrolase, whose product MPSTVVHVALAGMMGTALLGEEFDAKAVAVVMAACAVVDLDTLVGIYVPGTHRAAFHNLWIVLVPAALLWWDCRLREASVVLGRWGTRGRRIVWVTLATLLFAHVLLDAFFNGVNLFWPLHDRFYDLSGELLYSDQRGLVQTFVEFESGAGGTAVSESTVRGTTADVHYSTGFDPTRDDPPEDVERIFPIANGGERFVLTVAGFVTVLVRLFEERRN is encoded by the coding sequence ATGCCGTCAACCGTGGTCCACGTCGCCCTCGCCGGGATGATGGGCACCGCCCTCCTCGGCGAGGAGTTCGACGCGAAGGCCGTCGCCGTCGTGATGGCCGCCTGCGCCGTCGTCGACCTCGACACGCTCGTCGGGATCTACGTCCCGGGAACCCACCGCGCCGCCTTCCACAACCTCTGGATCGTCCTCGTCCCCGCCGCGTTGCTGTGGTGGGACTGCCGACTGCGCGAGGCGTCGGTCGTCCTCGGGCGGTGGGGCACGCGCGGGCGCCGTATCGTCTGGGTGACCCTCGCGACCCTGTTGTTCGCGCACGTCCTGCTCGACGCCTTCTTCAACGGCGTCAACCTCTTCTGGCCGCTGCACGACCGCTTCTACGACCTCTCGGGGGAACTGCTCTACAGCGACCAGCGCGGACTCGTCCAGACGTTCGTCGAGTTCGAGTCCGGCGCGGGCGGGACCGCCGTCTCGGAGTCGACCGTCCGCGGGACGACCGCCGACGTCCACTACTCGACGGGCTTCGACCCCACCCGCGACGACCCGCCCGAGGACGTCGAGCGGATCTTCCCCATCGCCAACGGCGGCGAGCGGTTCGTCCTCACGGTCGCCGGCTTCGTGACCGTCCTCGTCCGACTCTTCGAGGAGCGGCGCAACTGA
- a CDS encoding GNAT family N-acetyltransferase yields MDAEYEIRPYDPDADREGLWALKRAFELGLGAGTGGDEKARTYEDKLTDDYRAGYLEWVDRCVAEEPRAVTLAESGDDLVGYVFVLPESLSYVWDAAILNELFVREPRRGTGVADDLLEAALSVAREQDLPLDRLVLDVDEENERARAFYRRHGFEGWGEMVARKL; encoded by the coding sequence ATGGACGCGGAGTACGAGATTCGACCGTACGATCCCGACGCCGACCGCGAGGGGCTGTGGGCCCTCAAGCGGGCGTTCGAACTCGGCCTCGGCGCGGGCACCGGCGGCGACGAGAAGGCACGGACCTACGAGGACAAACTGACCGACGACTACCGCGCGGGCTACCTCGAATGGGTCGACCGCTGTGTCGCCGAGGAGCCGCGGGCGGTCACCCTCGCCGAGTCGGGGGACGACCTCGTCGGCTACGTCTTCGTCCTCCCGGAGTCGCTGTCGTACGTCTGGGACGCGGCGATCCTGAACGAACTGTTCGTCCGCGAGCCCCGCCGCGGGACCGGCGTCGCCGACGACCTGCTGGAGGCCGCGCTCTCGGTCGCGCGGGAGCAGGACCTGCCGCTCGACCGACTGGTGCTCGACGTCGACGAGGAGAACGAGCGCGCGCGGGCGTTCTACCGCCGCCACGGCTTCGAGGGCTGGGGCGAGATGGTCGCCCGGAAACTCTAG
- a CDS encoding competence/damage-inducible protein A yields MDVAIVTVGDELLAGETTNTNASWLAARIAERGGTVRRILTIPDDRDLIAETVREWRAAFDAVIVTGGLGATPDDVTVEAVAAALDRDLEVRPAVRDRLEEKAARLREERPELFADHDLELDLDRGATLPAGARALLTESGWAPGCVVENVYVFAGFPDEMREMFDRVSEAFAGDVVSKSLLTATPEGALGAVLAGAPERFDVSLGSYPTKGDAPGRIRVSGTDEAEVDAALAWIRERVTPADEAERPEEGDATGE; encoded by the coding sequence ATGGACGTCGCGATCGTCACCGTCGGCGACGAACTCCTCGCGGGCGAGACGACGAACACGAACGCCTCGTGGCTCGCCGCGCGGATCGCGGAGCGCGGCGGCACCGTCCGCCGCATCCTGACGATCCCGGACGACCGCGACCTGATCGCCGAGACCGTCCGCGAGTGGCGCGCGGCGTTCGACGCCGTGATCGTCACCGGCGGCCTCGGGGCGACGCCGGACGACGTGACGGTCGAGGCCGTCGCGGCGGCCCTCGACCGCGACCTCGAGGTCCGGCCCGCGGTGCGCGACCGCCTCGAGGAGAAGGCCGCCCGCCTCCGCGAGGAGCGACCCGAGTTGTTCGCGGACCACGACCTCGAACTGGACCTCGACCGCGGGGCCACGCTCCCGGCCGGCGCGCGGGCGCTGCTCACCGAGAGCGGCTGGGCGCCGGGCTGTGTCGTCGAGAACGTCTACGTCTTCGCCGGCTTCCCCGACGAGATGCGCGAGATGTTCGACCGGGTGTCCGAGGCGTTCGCCGGCGACGTCGTCTCGAAGTCGCTGCTGACCGCGACCCCCGAGGGCGCGCTCGGGGCGGTGCTGGCGGGCGCGCCGGAGCGGTTCGACGTCTCCCTCGGAAGTTACCCGACGAAGGGCGACGCGCCGGGGCGGATCCGGGTCTCGGGCACCGACGAGGCCGAGGTCGACGCCGCGCTGGCGTGGATCCGCGAGCGGGTCACGCCGGCGGACGAGGCGGAGCGGCCGGAGGAAGGCGACGCGACCGGCGAGTGA
- a CDS encoding TrkH family potassium uptake protein, producing the protein MKEATKTIARDVGRILQALAGLMFASALVSLAWGEYYAVPAMVAAGLLPFALGRTLANAFREAADPGKLHGMIIAALGWFSVAVFGSLPFLFIAWTAELALAPAVLGAPARTGTLAAFTSPLNALFESMSGFTGTGLTMVDDEAVLPRTLQWWRTFSEWVGGVGVIVLTTAILARPGSGSLTLYESEARSDRIHPSIVSTVQTIWWIFILFTFVAILLLWLAGMPIWDAINHAMTGLSTGGFSVTDESIATYDSAVIDFTLVPVMLAGSIAFPVHYLILRGDLRNLYRDLQTRWVFIYMSAGSLLLWALVYTSGTYDSPFEAFRYGLFQFVSAATCTGFQTAVDATNVALGRWPAQAQLTVTFAMVIGAAAGSTVGGIKLIRALTLMRGIQHRISDVFYPKTAVRRLKINGRRLSEEEAAREIEEAAIIAVLWFVFLVVGVFVLLAALPAGEYSLENVFFEVASAQGNVGLSAGITGPETLPTAGKVMFLFNMWIGRLEIIPVLVTLRSLFRRGGVYR; encoded by the coding sequence ATGAAGGAGGCGACGAAGACGATCGCGCGGGACGTCGGCCGGATCCTGCAGGCGCTGGCCGGCCTGATGTTCGCCTCGGCGCTCGTCTCGCTCGCGTGGGGCGAGTACTACGCCGTCCCCGCGATGGTCGCCGCGGGCCTGCTGCCGTTCGCGCTGGGGCGGACCCTCGCGAACGCGTTCCGCGAGGCCGCCGATCCCGGCAAACTCCACGGCATGATCATCGCCGCGCTGGGCTGGTTCTCGGTCGCCGTCTTCGGTTCGCTCCCGTTCCTGTTTATCGCGTGGACGGCCGAACTCGCGCTCGCGCCGGCCGTCCTCGGCGCGCCGGCGCGGACGGGCACGCTCGCGGCGTTTACCAGCCCGCTCAACGCGCTGTTCGAGAGCATGAGCGGGTTCACCGGGACCGGACTGACGATGGTCGACGACGAGGCGGTGCTCCCGCGGACGCTCCAGTGGTGGCGGACGTTCAGCGAGTGGGTCGGCGGCGTGGGCGTGATCGTCCTCACGACGGCGATCCTCGCACGGCCCGGCAGCGGGTCGCTGACCCTCTACGAGAGCGAGGCGCGGTCGGACCGGATCCACCCCAGCATCGTCTCGACGGTCCAGACCATCTGGTGGATCTTCATCCTCTTTACGTTCGTCGCGATCCTCCTGCTGTGGCTCGCCGGGATGCCCATCTGGGACGCGATCAACCACGCGATGACCGGCCTCTCGACCGGCGGCTTCTCGGTCACCGACGAGTCGATCGCCACCTACGACAGCGCCGTCATCGACTTCACGCTGGTGCCCGTGATGCTGGCCGGCAGCATCGCCTTTCCCGTCCACTACCTCATCCTCCGGGGCGACCTGCGGAACCTCTACCGCGACCTCCAGACCCGGTGGGTGTTCATCTACATGAGCGCGGGATCGCTGCTGCTCTGGGCGCTGGTCTACACCAGCGGGACGTACGACTCGCCGTTCGAGGCGTTCCGGTACGGCCTCTTCCAGTTCGTCTCGGCGGCCACCTGCACGGGCTTTCAGACCGCCGTCGACGCGACCAACGTCGCGCTCGGGCGGTGGCCGGCGCAGGCCCAACTGACGGTCACGTTCGCGATGGTGATCGGCGCGGCGGCCGGGTCGACCGTCGGCGGGATCAAACTGATCCGGGCGCTCACGCTCATGCGGGGCATCCAGCACCGGATCTCGGACGTGTTCTACCCGAAGACCGCCGTTCGCCGCCTGAAGATCAACGGCCGCCGCCTCTCCGAGGAGGAGGCCGCCCGCGAGATCGAGGAGGCGGCGATCATCGCCGTCCTCTGGTTCGTCTTCCTCGTCGTCGGCGTGTTCGTCCTCCTCGCTGCCCTCCCGGCCGGCGAGTACTCCCTCGAAAACGTCTTCTTCGAGGTGGCGAGCGCGCAGGGCAACGTCGGCCTCTCCGCCGGCATCACCGGTCCCGAGACGCTCCCGACGGCGGGCAAGGTGATGTTCCTGTTCAACATGTGGATCGGCCGTCTCGAGATCATCCCCGTGCTGGTCACGCTGCGGTCGCTGTTCCGCCGCGGAGGGGTGTACCGATGA
- a CDS encoding potassium channel family protein, protein MYIIVVGAGDIGRPLIDIATSSGNEVVVIENDEQRADRIADSYDCLVLNADATIKGTLEDAGIERADAIVTTTDKDATNIMICLLAKEFEVPSIVSVVHNPEHMALYQQIDVNIMENPQELIAEHLFRAVDRPAIVDYMRITEDAEVFEISVAEGAPIADKTLTEAAAAGIVPDDVLIVAVEREEAETPITPKGNTRIHPGDLVTVYSAFGADPQLTAQFGR, encoded by the coding sequence ATGTACATCATCGTCGTCGGGGCGGGCGACATCGGCAGACCGCTCATCGACATCGCGACCAGTTCGGGAAACGAGGTGGTCGTCATCGAGAACGACGAGCAGCGGGCCGACCGGATCGCCGACAGCTACGACTGTCTGGTCCTCAACGCGGACGCGACGATCAAGGGGACACTCGAGGACGCCGGCATCGAGCGGGCCGACGCCATCGTCACGACGACCGACAAGGACGCGACGAACATCATGATCTGCCTGCTGGCGAAGGAGTTCGAGGTCCCGAGCATCGTCTCGGTCGTCCACAACCCGGAGCACATGGCGCTGTACCAGCAGATCGACGTCAACATCATGGAGAACCCGCAGGAACTCATCGCCGAGCACCTGTTCAGGGCGGTCGACCGCCCCGCGATCGTCGACTACATGCGGATCACCGAGGACGCCGAGGTGTTCGAGATTTCCGTCGCCGAGGGCGCCCCGATCGCCGACAAGACGCTCACCGAGGCGGCCGCAGCGGGGATCGTCCCCGACGACGTCCTGATCGTGGCCGTCGAGCGCGAGGAGGCCGAGACGCCGATCACCCCGAAGGGGAACACGAGGATTCACCCCGGGGACCTCGTCACGGTCTACTCGGCGTTCGGCGCCGATCCGCAACTCACCGCACAGTTCGGCCGGTAA